From a region of the Solanum stenotomum isolate F172 chromosome 2, ASM1918654v1, whole genome shotgun sequence genome:
- the LOC125855577 gene encoding protein-S-isoprenylcysteine O-methyltransferase A-like isoform X1, translated as MVLPLLLACISINLWGRLLSSSQVQEMSFLKDIFIDSEAHFVVLIVQSSSTFSELFGYTACRQLLQMFISIIFFHVSEYILALFFHGKSNVSFKSLLISQHYVLAMICSLIEYLIEIYFFPGLKEYWWISNFGLAMVVLGEIIRKLAIVTAGQAFTHLIKVYHEENHQLVTNGIYRFVRHPGYCGFFIWSVGTQIMLCNPISTVAFTVVVWKFFSGRIPYEEFFLKQFFGSDYEDYMRKVPSGIPLVR; from the exons GAAATGTCATTCTTAAAGGATATTTTCATTGATTCTGAAGCCCATTTTGTGGTGCTAATTGTACAGAGCTCATCAACATTTTCAG AGCTTTTTGGATATACAGCATGCAGACAATTATTGCAAATGTTCATTTCAATTATATTCTTCCATGTTTCCGAGTACATTCTGGCACTTTTCTTTCATGGAAAGTCGAATGTATCTTTTAAGTCGCTTTTGATAAGCCAACATTATGTACTAGCAATGATTTGCTCCTTGATAGAGTACCTTATTGAAATCTATTTCTTTCCCGGCTTAAAGGAATATTGGTGGATAAGTAATTTTGGCCTTGCAATGGTTGTTCTCGGAGAAATCATAAGGAAGTTGGCAATTGTGACAGCAGGCCAAGCCTTCACTCATCTAATAAAGGTTTATCATGAGGAAAATCATCAGTTGGTTACGAATGGGATCTATAGATTTGTCCGTCATCCTGGTTATTGTGGTTTCTTCATCTGGTCTGTTGGTACGCAAATAATGCTCTGTAATCCAATATCAACCGTTGCATTTACAGTTGTTGTGTGGAAATTCTTCTCGGGAAGGATACCTTACGAGGAATTTTTCCTCAAGCAGTTTTTTGGTTCTGACTACGAAGATTATATGAGAAAAGTTCCTTCTGGTATTCCACTTGTGAGGTGA
- the LOC125855577 gene encoding protein-S-isoprenylcysteine O-methyltransferase A-like isoform X2 gives MVLPLLLACISINLWGRLLSSSQEMSFLKDIFIDSEAHFVVLIVQSSSTFSELFGYTACRQLLQMFISIIFFHVSEYILALFFHGKSNVSFKSLLISQHYVLAMICSLIEYLIEIYFFPGLKEYWWISNFGLAMVVLGEIIRKLAIVTAGQAFTHLIKVYHEENHQLVTNGIYRFVRHPGYCGFFIWSVGTQIMLCNPISTVAFTVVVWKFFSGRIPYEEFFLKQFFGSDYEDYMRKVPSGIPLVR, from the exons GAAATGTCATTCTTAAAGGATATTTTCATTGATTCTGAAGCCCATTTTGTGGTGCTAATTGTACAGAGCTCATCAACATTTTCAG AGCTTTTTGGATATACAGCATGCAGACAATTATTGCAAATGTTCATTTCAATTATATTCTTCCATGTTTCCGAGTACATTCTGGCACTTTTCTTTCATGGAAAGTCGAATGTATCTTTTAAGTCGCTTTTGATAAGCCAACATTATGTACTAGCAATGATTTGCTCCTTGATAGAGTACCTTATTGAAATCTATTTCTTTCCCGGCTTAAAGGAATATTGGTGGATAAGTAATTTTGGCCTTGCAATGGTTGTTCTCGGAGAAATCATAAGGAAGTTGGCAATTGTGACAGCAGGCCAAGCCTTCACTCATCTAATAAAGGTTTATCATGAGGAAAATCATCAGTTGGTTACGAATGGGATCTATAGATTTGTCCGTCATCCTGGTTATTGTGGTTTCTTCATCTGGTCTGTTGGTACGCAAATAATGCTCTGTAATCCAATATCAACCGTTGCATTTACAGTTGTTGTGTGGAAATTCTTCTCGGGAAGGATACCTTACGAGGAATTTTTCCTCAAGCAGTTTTTTGGTTCTGACTACGAAGATTATATGAGAAAAGTTCCTTCTGGTATTCCACTTGTGAGGTGA
- the LOC125855577 gene encoding protein-S-isoprenylcysteine O-methyltransferase A-like isoform X3: protein MSFLKDIFIDSEAHFVVLIVQSSSTFSELFGYTACRQLLQMFISIIFFHVSEYILALFFHGKSNVSFKSLLISQHYVLAMICSLIEYLIEIYFFPGLKEYWWISNFGLAMVVLGEIIRKLAIVTAGQAFTHLIKVYHEENHQLVTNGIYRFVRHPGYCGFFIWSVGTQIMLCNPISTVAFTVVVWKFFSGRIPYEEFFLKQFFGSDYEDYMRKVPSGIPLVR from the exons ATGTCATTCTTAAAGGATATTTTCATTGATTCTGAAGCCCATTTTGTGGTGCTAATTGTACAGAGCTCATCAACATTTTCAG AGCTTTTTGGATATACAGCATGCAGACAATTATTGCAAATGTTCATTTCAATTATATTCTTCCATGTTTCCGAGTACATTCTGGCACTTTTCTTTCATGGAAAGTCGAATGTATCTTTTAAGTCGCTTTTGATAAGCCAACATTATGTACTAGCAATGATTTGCTCCTTGATAGAGTACCTTATTGAAATCTATTTCTTTCCCGGCTTAAAGGAATATTGGTGGATAAGTAATTTTGGCCTTGCAATGGTTGTTCTCGGAGAAATCATAAGGAAGTTGGCAATTGTGACAGCAGGCCAAGCCTTCACTCATCTAATAAAGGTTTATCATGAGGAAAATCATCAGTTGGTTACGAATGGGATCTATAGATTTGTCCGTCATCCTGGTTATTGTGGTTTCTTCATCTGGTCTGTTGGTACGCAAATAATGCTCTGTAATCCAATATCAACCGTTGCATTTACAGTTGTTGTGTGGAAATTCTTCTCGGGAAGGATACCTTACGAGGAATTTTTCCTCAAGCAGTTTTTTGGTTCTGACTACGAAGATTATATGAGAAAAGTTCCTTCTGGTATTCCACTTGTGAGGTGA
- the LOC125855577 gene encoding protein-S-isoprenylcysteine O-methyltransferase A-like isoform X4, with translation MAELFGYTACRQLLQMFISIIFFHVSEYILALFFHGKSNVSFKSLLISQHYVLAMICSLIEYLIEIYFFPGLKEYWWISNFGLAMVVLGEIIRKLAIVTAGQAFTHLIKVYHEENHQLVTNGIYRFVRHPGYCGFFIWSVGTQIMLCNPISTVAFTVVVWKFFSGRIPYEEFFLKQFFGSDYEDYMRKVPSGIPLVR, from the coding sequence ATGGCAGAGCTTTTTGGATATACAGCATGCAGACAATTATTGCAAATGTTCATTTCAATTATATTCTTCCATGTTTCCGAGTACATTCTGGCACTTTTCTTTCATGGAAAGTCGAATGTATCTTTTAAGTCGCTTTTGATAAGCCAACATTATGTACTAGCAATGATTTGCTCCTTGATAGAGTACCTTATTGAAATCTATTTCTTTCCCGGCTTAAAGGAATATTGGTGGATAAGTAATTTTGGCCTTGCAATGGTTGTTCTCGGAGAAATCATAAGGAAGTTGGCAATTGTGACAGCAGGCCAAGCCTTCACTCATCTAATAAAGGTTTATCATGAGGAAAATCATCAGTTGGTTACGAATGGGATCTATAGATTTGTCCGTCATCCTGGTTATTGTGGTTTCTTCATCTGGTCTGTTGGTACGCAAATAATGCTCTGTAATCCAATATCAACCGTTGCATTTACAGTTGTTGTGTGGAAATTCTTCTCGGGAAGGATACCTTACGAGGAATTTTTCCTCAAGCAGTTTTTTGGTTCTGACTACGAAGATTATATGAGAAAAGTTCCTTCTGGTATTCCACTTGTGAGGTGA
- the LOC125856987 gene encoding pentatricopeptide repeat-containing protein At2g13600 isoform X1: MTKDTSLFKKLITRDLFSLSNSTPFAKILDSYIDSKSQYVIQTVHCRILKTHFSSEVFINNKLIDNYGKSGMLKYAKKVFDKMPERNTFTWNSMMNAYTASRLVFEAEELFYLMPEPDQCSWNLMVSSFAQCELFDSSIEFLVRMHKEDFVLNEYGYGSGLSACAGLRDLRMGTQLHASVAKSRYSRSVYMGSALIDMYSKTGNVDCAAKVFNGMCERNVVSWNSLLSCYEQNGPVKEALVVFARMLDFGFKPDEKTLASVVSACASLCAIREGKEIHAQIVKSDKLRDDLIICNALVDMYAKFGRIAEARWIFDKMPVRSVVSDTCLVSGYARVASVKTARAVFLGMIERNVVSWNALIAGYTQNGNNEEALNLFLMLKREPVWPTHYTFGNLLNACANLADLKLGRQAHAHILKHGFRFQNGPEPDIFVGNALIDMYMKCGSVEDGSCVFTKMLDRDWVSWNAVIVGYAQNGHAMKALETFKVMLVSGEKPDHVTMIGVLCACSHAGLVEEGRQCFYSMDTEYGLTPFKDHYTCMVDILGKAGCLEEAKDLIESMPMPPDSVVWGSLLAACKIHREIELGKYVAEKLLEIDPTNSGPYVLLSNMYAEQGRWQDVKMVRKLMRQRGVVKQPGCSWIEIQSQVHVFMVKDRRHAQKKEIYMILSTLTKLMKLSGYVPNAGHLDGDEEQTMLDFSSSEEFEEPVIAAIAC, encoded by the coding sequence ATGACAAAAGACACTTCTTTATTCAAAAAACTCATCACTCGGGACCTCTTCTCCCTCTCAAACTCAACTCCCTTCGCCAAGATTCTAGATTCTTACATCGATTCCAAGTCCCAGTATGTCATACAAACTGTCCATTGTCGAATTCTCAAGACCCATTTTAGCTCCGAGGTTTTCATAAACAACAAGCTAATCGACAATTATGGGAAATCTGGGATGTTAAAGTATGCCAAGAaggtgtttgataaaatgcctgAGAGAAATACCTTTACTTGGAATTCCATGATGAATGCATATACAGCATCAAGATTGGTTTTTGAGGCTGAGGAACTGTTTTACTTGATGCCTGAGCCTGATCAATGCTCGTGGAATTTGATGGTTTCTAGCTTTGCTCAATGTGAATTGTTTGATTCGTCGATAGAGTTTCTTGTGAGAATGCACAAAGAAGATTTTGTTTTGAATGAGTATGGTTATGGAAGTGGTTTAAGTGCTTGTGCAGGGTTGAGGGACTTGAGAATGGGAACTCAACTTCATGCCTCGGTTGCTAAATCGAGATATTCGAGAAGTGTTTACATGGGTTCTGCGCTAATTGACATGTACTCAAAAACGGGTAATGTGGATTGTGCAGCAAAGGTGTTTAATGGGATGTGTGAGCGTAATGTGGTGTCGTGGAATAGTTTACTTTCTTGTTATGAGCAAAATGGGCCAGTGAAGGAGGCACTTGTGGTATTCGCTAGGATGCTGGACTTTGGGTTTAAACCAGATGAGAAGACCTTGGCAAGTGTAGTAAGTGCTTGTGCGAGTTTGTGTGCGATAAGAGAAGGTAAGGAAATTCATGCCCAAATTGTGAAGTCGGATAAGCTTAGGGATGATCTTATTATATGCaatgcgttggttgatatgtaCGCAAAGTTTGGGAGAATTGCTGAAGCTAGATGGATTTTTGATAAGATGCCAGTTAGAAGTGTGGTGTCCGACACCTGTTTGGTAAGTGGTTATGCGAGAGTTGCAAGTGTGAAGACTGCAAGAGCCGTGTTTTTGGGGATGATTGAAAGGAATGTTGTGTCTTGGAATGCTCTTATTGCTGGATATACACAGAATGGGAACAATGAAGAGGCACTAAATCTCTTTCTTATGCTAAAAAGAGAACCTGTTTGGCCAACTCATTATACGTTTGGGAATCTCCTTAACGCATGTGCAAATTTAGCTGATCTGAAACTTGGTAGGCAGGCTCATGCACATATTTTGAAGCATGGATTTCGTTTCCAGAATGGACCCGAGCCTGATATTTTTGTGGGAAATGCTCTCATAGACATGTATATGAAATGTGGATCAGTTGAAGATGGTAGCTGTGTATTCACAAAAATGCTGGACAGAGACTGGGTTTCATGGAATGCCGTAATAGTTGGATATGCACAAAATGGGCATGCTATGAAAGCTCTTGAAACTTTCAAGGTTATGTTAGTATCCGGAGAGAAGCCAGATCACGTAACTATGATTGGAGTTCTATGTGCATGTAGTCATGCAGGATTGGTTGAGGAGGGGCGTCAATGTTTCTATTCCATGGACACAGAGTACGGGTTGACACCGTTTAAGGACCACTATACATGCATGGTCGATATACTTGGCAAGGCTGGTTGCTTAGAAGAGGCAAAGGATTTGATTGAATCCATGCCGATGCCACCAGATAGTGTGGTATGGGGATCTTTGCTCGCTGCATGTAAAATTCACAGGGAAATTGAGTTGGGAAAGTATGTAGCTGAGAAGCTTTTGGAGATTGATCCTACAAATTCTGGCCCTTACGTTCTTCTATCAAACATGTATGCTGAACAAGGAAGATGGCAAGATGTCAAAATGGTCCGTAAACTTATGAGACAACGAGGCGTTGTTAAACAGCCTGGTTGTAGTTGGATTGAGATACAAAGCCAGGTTCATGTTTTCATGGTAAAAGATAGGAGACACGCGCAGAaaaaagagatatatatgatattGAGTACACTAACTAAATTGATGAAGCTTTCTGGCTATGTCCCAAATGCTGGTCATTTGGATGGTGATGAGGAGCAAACCATGTTGGATTTTTCCTCATCTGAAGAGTTTGAAGAACCTGTAATAGCTGCCATTGCATGCTAA
- the LOC125856987 gene encoding pentatricopeptide repeat-containing protein At2g13600 isoform X2: MTKDTSLFKKLITRDLFSLSNSTPFAKILDSYIDSKSQYVIQTVHCRILKTHFSSEVFINNKLIDNYGKSGMLKYAKKVFDKMPERNTFTWNSMMNAYTASRLVFEAEELFYLMPEPDQCSWNLMVSSFAQCELFDSSIEFLVRMHKEDFVLNEYGYGSGLSACAGLCAIREGKEIHAQIVKSDKLRDDLIICNALVDMYAKFGRIAEARWIFDKMPVRSVVSDTCLVSGYARVASVKTARAVFLGMIERNVVSWNALIAGYTQNGNNEEALNLFLMLKREPVWPTHYTFGNLLNACANLADLKLGRQAHAHILKHGFRFQNGPEPDIFVGNALIDMYMKCGSVEDGSCVFTKMLDRDWVSWNAVIVGYAQNGHAMKALETFKVMLVSGEKPDHVTMIGVLCACSHAGLVEEGRQCFYSMDTEYGLTPFKDHYTCMVDILGKAGCLEEAKDLIESMPMPPDSVVWGSLLAACKIHREIELGKYVAEKLLEIDPTNSGPYVLLSNMYAEQGRWQDVKMVRKLMRQRGVVKQPGCSWIEIQSQVHVFMVKDRRHAQKKEIYMILSTLTKLMKLSGYVPNAGHLDGDEEQTMLDFSSSEEFEEPVIAAIAC, translated from the exons ATGACAAAAGACACTTCTTTATTCAAAAAACTCATCACTCGGGACCTCTTCTCCCTCTCAAACTCAACTCCCTTCGCCAAGATTCTAGATTCTTACATCGATTCCAAGTCCCAGTATGTCATACAAACTGTCCATTGTCGAATTCTCAAGACCCATTTTAGCTCCGAGGTTTTCATAAACAACAAGCTAATCGACAATTATGGGAAATCTGGGATGTTAAAGTATGCCAAGAaggtgtttgataaaatgcctgAGAGAAATACCTTTACTTGGAATTCCATGATGAATGCATATACAGCATCAAGATTGGTTTTTGAGGCTGAGGAACTGTTTTACTTGATGCCTGAGCCTGATCAATGCTCGTGGAATTTGATGGTTTCTAGCTTTGCTCAATGTGAATTGTTTGATTCGTCGATAGAGTTTCTTGTGAGAATGCACAAAGAAGATTTTGTTTTGAATGAGTATGGTTATGGAAGTGGTTTAAGTGCTTGTGCAGG TTTGTGTGCGATAAGAGAAGGTAAGGAAATTCATGCCCAAATTGTGAAGTCGGATAAGCTTAGGGATGATCTTATTATATGCaatgcgttggttgatatgtaCGCAAAGTTTGGGAGAATTGCTGAAGCTAGATGGATTTTTGATAAGATGCCAGTTAGAAGTGTGGTGTCCGACACCTGTTTGGTAAGTGGTTATGCGAGAGTTGCAAGTGTGAAGACTGCAAGAGCCGTGTTTTTGGGGATGATTGAAAGGAATGTTGTGTCTTGGAATGCTCTTATTGCTGGATATACACAGAATGGGAACAATGAAGAGGCACTAAATCTCTTTCTTATGCTAAAAAGAGAACCTGTTTGGCCAACTCATTATACGTTTGGGAATCTCCTTAACGCATGTGCAAATTTAGCTGATCTGAAACTTGGTAGGCAGGCTCATGCACATATTTTGAAGCATGGATTTCGTTTCCAGAATGGACCCGAGCCTGATATTTTTGTGGGAAATGCTCTCATAGACATGTATATGAAATGTGGATCAGTTGAAGATGGTAGCTGTGTATTCACAAAAATGCTGGACAGAGACTGGGTTTCATGGAATGCCGTAATAGTTGGATATGCACAAAATGGGCATGCTATGAAAGCTCTTGAAACTTTCAAGGTTATGTTAGTATCCGGAGAGAAGCCAGATCACGTAACTATGATTGGAGTTCTATGTGCATGTAGTCATGCAGGATTGGTTGAGGAGGGGCGTCAATGTTTCTATTCCATGGACACAGAGTACGGGTTGACACCGTTTAAGGACCACTATACATGCATGGTCGATATACTTGGCAAGGCTGGTTGCTTAGAAGAGGCAAAGGATTTGATTGAATCCATGCCGATGCCACCAGATAGTGTGGTATGGGGATCTTTGCTCGCTGCATGTAAAATTCACAGGGAAATTGAGTTGGGAAAGTATGTAGCTGAGAAGCTTTTGGAGATTGATCCTACAAATTCTGGCCCTTACGTTCTTCTATCAAACATGTATGCTGAACAAGGAAGATGGCAAGATGTCAAAATGGTCCGTAAACTTATGAGACAACGAGGCGTTGTTAAACAGCCTGGTTGTAGTTGGATTGAGATACAAAGCCAGGTTCATGTTTTCATGGTAAAAGATAGGAGACACGCGCAGAaaaaagagatatatatgatattGAGTACACTAACTAAATTGATGAAGCTTTCTGGCTATGTCCCAAATGCTGGTCATTTGGATGGTGATGAGGAGCAAACCATGTTGGATTTTTCCTCATCTGAAGAGTTTGAAGAACCTGTAATAGCTGCCATTGCATGCTAA
- the LOC125854550 gene encoding FAD synthetase 1, chloroplastic-like yields the protein MLGGSRCISQHCNFHCSAHQFSTILAASTLTSNSSFKNFRIRLRNRNSNSSCLSNKVCDFGVNCVQPKSSDTQSSLLSETLSQSGTDEEPPSERLPILTGGIVALGKFDALHIGHRELAIQAAKRGIPFLLSFVGMAEVLGWEPRAPIVAECDRKRILSSWAPYCGNVMPRELQIDFSKVRYLTPCQFVEKLSKELGVRGVVAGENYRFGYRAAGDASDLVKLCEEYGLEAYIINSVMDTNQISGALNSNDGKERGQVSSTRVRYALHKGDMKYVSELLGRNHRLILMMEDQERFTSERNRLSAPKSCLLNLAPKEGLYENCSVLIDKNVIPCRVIVDTTDIHLECYEVDSFSCVTSQELKILGIDFGSPELDGVQIL from the exons ATGTTGGGTGGGTCTCGGTGTATATCTCAGCACTGTAATTTTCATTGCAGTGCTCACCAATTTTCCACCATTTTAGCTGCTTCTACACTAACCTCAAATTCTTCCTTCAAGAATTTTAGAATCAGATTGAGGAACAGGAATAGTAATAGTTCTTGTTTGAGCAATAAAGTTTGTGATTTTGGGGTCAATTGTGTTCAACCCAAATCTTCAGATACCCAAAGCTCTTTGCTTTCTGAAACTTTGAG CCAATCTGGAACAGATGAGGAGCCTCCATCAGAAAGATTGCCCATTCTGACAG GTGGGATAGTTGCTCTGGGGAAATTTGATGCACTCCATATTGGTCACCGCGAGCTTGCAATTCAAGCAGCAAAGAGAGGAATTCCGTTTCTTCTTTCATTTGTTGGAATGGCGGAAGTACTTGGATGGGAACCGAG GGCTCCCATTGTTGCTGAATGTGATCGCAAAAGGATTCTTTCTTCTTGGGCTCCTTATTGCGGTAATGTAATGCCAAGGGAACTCCAGATAGATTTTTCAAAAGTTCGATATCTTACGCCTTGTCAGTTTGTGGAGAAGCTTTCCAAAGAGCTGGGAGTACGAGGAGTTGTTGCTG GCGAGAACTATCGTTTTGGATATAGAGCTGCTGGTGATGCATCAGACCTTGTGAAGCTCTGTGAAGAGTATGGATTAGAGGCCTATATAATCAATTCTGTCATGGACACAAATCAAATTTCTGGAGCCTTAAACTCTAATGACGGAAAAGAGAGAGGGCAAGTATCATCTACTCGTGTGAGGTATGCCCTTCACAAGGGAGACATGAAATATGTGTCAGAGCTATTAGGTCGGAACCATCGTCTTATTTTAATGATGGAAGACCAAGAAAGGTTTACTAGTGAGAGAAATAGGCTGTCAGCTCCAAAGTCTTGTTTGTTGAATCTTGCACCTAAGGAAGGTCTTTATGAGAATTGTTCAGTTTTGATTGACAAGAATGTTATACCCTGCAGAGTAATAGTTGATACAACAGATATTCATTTGGAATGCTATGAGGTAGATAGTTTTTCCTGTGTTACTTCTCAAGAGTTAAAGATATTGGGTATTGACTTTGGTAGTCCAGAGTTAGACGGGGTTCAAATTTTGTAA